The Mauremys reevesii isolate NIE-2019 linkage group 1, ASM1616193v1, whole genome shotgun sequence genome has a segment encoding these proteins:
- the LOC120407718 gene encoding protein ZBED8-like: MKMVMFTSDGASVMLGKLSGVAAQIKHDIPHLVQQTLRYTPGRLGISDAWKEVKLIRDIETLMRTVYTAFCQSSKRKCKFQEIVDASECESVAFRPLNEVHWLCRHFALRAIIHNYNPLLEYFEQEKDTDPVSKYCHKKLNTMEYRITLAVLNDVLSELASLSTLLQKRGLTPLEAFHLAQGKLNKIRRQYLGDSVLWSDKVKALLDMSSQENNEIDTSSIITFINFLCAHLADRFPEHEVQE; the protein is encoded by the coding sequence ATGAAAATGGTGATGTTCACATCTGATGGTGCCTCCGTGATGTTGGGCAAACTCAGTGGTGTGGCAGCTCAGATAAAACATGATATTCCACACTTAGTCCAGCAAACATTGCGTTACACACCGGGAAGACTTGGGATTTCTGATGCATGGAAAGAGGTCAAGCTGATAAGAGACATTGAAACCTTAATGAGAACTGTCTACACAGCGTTCTGTCAGTCATCCAAGAGAAAATGCAAATTTCAGGAAATAGTGGATGCTTCTGAATGTGAGTCAGTGGCTTTCAGGCCACTCAATGAAGTGCACTGGTTATGTAGGCACTTTGCACTTCGAGCAATTATTCACAACTATAATCCTCTTCTGGAATATTTTGAGCAAGAAAAAGATACTGATCCAGTTTCTAAATACTGCCACAAAAAGCTAAATACCATGGAATACCGAATAACATTAGCAGTTTTGAATGATGTTTTGTCGGAGCTGGCGTCACTATCCACGCTGCTCCAGAAACGGGGCCTTACACCTCTTGAAGCATTTCACCTTGCCCAAGGTAAACTGAACAAGATCAGAAGACAGTACCTTGGAGATTCAGTCTTATGGAGTGACAAAGTTAAGGCTCTCTTAGATATGAGCTCTcaagaaaataatgaaattgaTACCAGTTCCATAATAACTTTCATAAACTTCTTGTGTGCACATTTGGCAGACAGGTTTCCAGAGCATGAAGTCCAGGAGTAG